Genomic segment of Populus nigra chromosome 6, ddPopNigr1.1, whole genome shotgun sequence:
GCGCCTAACTTGCCGGTTCTAAATTGAGCatgaacttttttatatataattttaatttttaattgataattgataatttttttatatgtatcttttaaaataatttttcaatttatattaaaattaaaatttcttgtcTATGATTAATTTATGATTGCAAGGGGAACAGAAAAACAGATATGTCCAATGAATAATTGCCATGTAGAcaattaatgtctttttttaccacgaaaaacaataattactaATCAGAACAATAATTTAACACACTAAGattctgttttttaaagtagcacagtatttaaaaaaaacaataacacggttaaaaatttatttaaaataataatatagtttgaaaatttaggtaccactttttaaaaaatataatagagggaattttattgatttttttaacaaattattttaaattctaaattttaaaataaataaatattattttttccatggttgcgattaaaataatgtttatttaagataatatttaaaaaacaaataaatactagttttaatttgaagttacaaaaaagataatatttattgagatataaaaggtattttgaatttaaaaaataaacgaaCCCGAGATTCATTATTAACGGACATGGAACTAAGCATGTGAATAAAAATATCGAATATAACTTATTTTCAATGAAACTGGCTATTTGaagttgtgttttaaaaaatatatattataaaaaatattgaaaaaatattttattttaatattaatatattaaaataatctaaaaatataaaaaaacatacactAGACCGTAACATACTCTAAAAATAGTCCGCGTTGACTTGTCAAAGTAAACTCTCCCCTATCCCCTTATATCTTCTCACTACTATTCTTATTTCTTAAGTGAACCCGCCCGCCATCCATTCAACTGGCATCGACTGGAAAACCACCCGCTACAAAGCATAAACCCTTCTCTTTCCGATCTGGGTGTATTAAACACAGTCCTTAATTTCCTAGCTTAATCATGTACTCATCAAACTCATCTTCTTATGACAAATTCTCCACTTCGCAGCCACCAGTCTTCAGTCAAGATACATCAACAACTGGGATTCCAGTGAGTACAACAAGCCAGTTCTACAGTACTGATGGATCTTCTATTGAACTCCGATCCAAGAGCAAGGGTCCCTGGTCAACTGGGTTATGTGGCTGCTTCGATGATTGGCGAAACTGTAAGTTCACgaccttttaattaaaaaatgcctCTCTTTGGTGGCGCGTTATTCACACGCCCTGCATTTCCGAGCGTGGGCTTGGTAGGTGGTGTCTCACTGactgaattatttattttcttttttctcattctttttttggTGGTTTTACAGGTTGTGTAACTTTTTGGTGCCCCTGCATCACTTTTGGACAAATTGCTGAAATTGTCGATAAGGGATCTTCATGTGAGTACTTTATAGTATTTCACATCAATTAATTGGTTTTTGTAGTGTTACTATTAGTTTTATGATAGATGGTTTGTTTCATTATTAATCAAGAAGTTGAGGTTAAGAAATGAACCAGTGAATTACTTAATCgattttagagaaatattgcCAGTACCCAATCAATTCCATGTCTGTAGATACTAATTAGCATGTTGATTAAGAGGTAAAATTACTGATTATCTTGATGTATGTGTTGCATGCAGCCTGTGGTGTAAATGGAGCACTTTACGCACTGATTTCATGTGTCACTTGCTGTCCGTGCTGCTACTCGTGCTTCTATCGTGCAAAAATGAGGCAGCAATACTTGTTGAGGGAAACTCCCTGCGGGGACTGTTTGGTTCATTGCTGCTGTGAGTATTGTTCTTTGTGTCAAGAATATCGCGAGCTCAAGAGTCGTGGATACGACTTGGCCATGGGTAAGGATATAAGTTTGCACAAGACTATTACACGCATGTGTTTTTTAGGTCCTGTCTGatcagtttcttttttttttcttgtctgaGTTTCTTAATTAACTATATGGTGGTTCTGTTTACTTGCTTGAAATTGTCTAGGATGGCATGGCAATGTGGAGAAGAAGAATCGCAGCGTCGAAATGGCTTCAGTGCCACCGACTGTCGAAGAAGGCATGAGCCGATAGGGAGCTTTTGTGTAAAACAGTGTGatgtattaattattattattattattattattagctcACGTCGTTTCCATTGTGactgctttgttttttgtttttttttccttgtctgTGTTGTAGACTTGTGGTGGTATAAGAATAGTGGTATCGGATCCTCTATGATGATATTCATCTAAATCTCATTGTTGATCTTGAATTTAATGATTTGGATTggataaaggaaataaaatataaaaaaactatgatatttttatttttatcatttattaaatcgcaatcatttaatataaattcaatgATTTACatttaatgaatataataactATAAGAACATGAAGTCGTCTTCCAAGTCCAAGAATATTAATACAACTATGCCATATGGCATATTAATAGTCTTGAATCCATGCACATGTGAGTTTAATGTTTTGTGGCTGTATTTTTTTGCGCCGGTCTTGTCCGGTTCATGAAACCGTGTAGGTTTTTCTTTCATACTACGTGTACCgggtatttttatatctttataagaTAGACAGGtcctatctttctt
This window contains:
- the LOC133696340 gene encoding protein PLANT CADMIUM RESISTANCE 2-like, which gives rise to MYSSNSSSYDKFSTSQPPVFSQDTSTTGIPVSTTSQFYSTDGSSIELRSKSKGPWSTGLCGCFDDWRNCCVTFWCPCITFGQIAEIVDKGSSSCGVNGALYALISCVTCCPCCYSCFYRAKMRQQYLLRETPCGDCLVHCCCEYCSLCQEYRELKSRGYDLAMGWHGNVEKKNRSVEMASVPPTVEEGMSR